From a region of the Seleniivibrio woodruffii genome:
- the scpB gene encoding SMC-Scp complex subunit ScpB — MDREKKIFYSSLFLAGEPLDNKFFRKILDPINLENRLLDYTEQFNNMGLGMKIRQVSGGFQMVTDKELFTELEPFFGEKTENLSRASLETAAIIAYKQPITRLEIDEIRGVNSSGTVRYLLDKNLVKVTGRKDVPGKPLLYSTTKFFLEYMGINDISELPTFREWQELKSRQ; from the coding sequence ATGGATAGAGAAAAAAAGATATTCTACAGCTCTCTGTTTCTGGCGGGGGAGCCGCTGGACAATAAATTTTTCAGAAAGATACTGGACCCCATAAACCTTGAGAACAGGTTGCTGGACTACACAGAGCAGTTCAACAACATGGGGCTGGGTATGAAGATACGTCAGGTATCCGGCGGTTTTCAGATGGTCACGGATAAGGAACTATTTACGGAGCTTGAGCCTTTCTTCGGTGAAAAGACGGAAAACCTGAGCCGTGCGTCTCTGGAAACAGCGGCGATAATAGCCTACAAACAGCCCATAACAAGGCTTGAAATAGATGAAATAAGGGGCGTTAACTCGTCAGGAACAGTGCGCTATCTGCTGGATAAGAACCTTGTGAAGGTCACAGGCAGAAAGGACGTTCCGGGAAAACCGCTTCTTTACAGCACAACCAAATTTTTCCTTGAATACATGGGAATCAACGATATTTCTGAACTGCCCACGTTCAGAGAGTGGCAGGAGTTAAAAAGCAGACAATGA